ATGTCAGGCCGCCCCGCCAAGACGGCCCTCCACGGCGATGATACGAAGCGGCGCGCTTCAAGGCATGGTGGATGCAGGACAACCACGGTGACTCGCACGCCGACTTCGAGCAGGGCGGGGTCCCGAAAGCCCGTCGCCCGGACGGGCGAACGAAGCTTCAACACGACCGTGAGTCACACAACTACCAGACTAAAGAATCGCAACCCCTATTGACGATTGTTAACCGTTCGTTAACGATACGCGCTCGAGTGGCAACCGGGATGGGGGATAGGCTTATGAGTGTCCGGGATCTTGTTCGGAAGGGCATCGAATCCAGAGCGAACGAAGGCGTCACGGGGGGTGGTAGCCGCTTGTTGCGCGATCAGGAGCTGGACCAGATTTCTGGCGGCTGCGAACCTCCGAAAATGGTGTTTATCGTCGATCACAGCCAGTTCTCGCAGACGAGCAACCACTACCGAGACGTCGCTACTGGCCACTTCGAGTGGGAATACGACATTTCCTGCATCTACTAGGCGGTGTCGTCCTTGGTGGCGGCGTACGCACCGCTCCCTGAGGTCTTGTCGCAACGACAAGCGCTGGGGTTTGTCGTCAAGGTAGCAGAGCGCTGCAACATCGCCTGCTCCTACTGCTACTTCTTTTTCCACGGCGACCAGACCTATCGGGAACATCCGGCCTACATCTCCGAGGCGACATGCGATGGCTTCGTTGACTACGTCGCTGAGACGGCTTCGACGCTTGGCCTAAAGACAGTCACTGTCGGGCTCCACGGCGGCGAGCCGTTGATGGCGCCAAAGGCCCGGATTGATGAGTTTTGCAGGAAGCTACGAGAGTTGCCGCAGCGCACCGCGCTGGAGACGGTAAGTATCACCCTCCAAAGCAACGGCATGTTGATAGACCAAGAGTGGATCGAAATTTTTCGTCGGCATCGTGTTGCGGTCGGAATCAGTCTCGACGGGCCCAAAGAGAAGAACGACAGGGCGCGGATCGACAAGCGCGGCCGTGGCACCTATGACCGCACGATCTCTGGATACCAACGCCTTGTGGGTGCGGCCCATCGAGGTGAAGCTGCGCTGCCTGGTCTGCTCGGTGTGATGGATCCGGAGCTAAGCGGGCGGGACGTGGCCCGGCACTTCGTTGAGGAACTGAAGTGTCGCCACCTGAATTTTCTCACCCCTGATATCCATTTCGACGATCCAATCGCGACGGCCAAATACATCGATGGCGTCGGTCGATTCATGATCGAAGTCTTTCGGTACTGGGTGGAATTGGATGATCCGGAAGTCTCAATTCGTTTTATCGATGAGATCTCCAACTGTCTCCAGTC
The nucleotide sequence above comes from Caulobacter sp. NIBR1757. Encoded proteins:
- a CDS encoding radical SAM protein, coding for MAAYAPLPEVLSQRQALGFVVKVAERCNIACSYCYFFFHGDQTYREHPAYISEATCDGFVDYVAETASTLGLKTVTVGLHGGEPLMAPKARIDEFCRKLRELPQRTALETVSITLQSNGMLIDQEWIEIFRRHRVAVGISLDGPKEKNDRARIDKRGRGTYDRTISGYQRLVGAAHRGEAALPGLLGVMDPELSGRDVARHFVEELKCRHLNFLTPDIHFDDPIATAKYIDGVGRFMIEVFRYWVELDDPEVSIRFIDEISNCLQSDDFARQARSDAREYRHLFTISSNGDIGPEDTIKTVAPRFRGDEFNISRSTIADVLGSSPWEEIGRARFQPPERCKTCEWWGVCRGGSITNRYSEARGFDNPSVFCSALQAFYGEVAAWLVESGVNIERILDRLHAAHD